From one Trichocoleus desertorum ATA4-8-CV12 genomic stretch:
- the carA gene encoding glutamine-hydrolyzing carbamoyl-phosphate synthase small subunit produces MALSAPQPALLVLADGSVYRGWSFGAPGTTIGEVVFNTGMTGYQEVLTDPSYCGQIVTFTYPELGNTGVNPEDDESARPQVRGAIARNICPRPSNWRSTQSLPDYLKEHNIPGIYGIDTRALTRKLRSVGAMNGAISTEILDPTELLEQVQNAPSMAGLNLVREVTTSAIYEWSDPTASVWEFSPGAQNDESSSTLLTVVALDFGIKRNILRRLASYGCRVVVVPADTPPDEIMKYNPDGIFLSNGPGDPAAVTEGIATTKALLTSQKPIFGICMGHQILGLSLGAETFKLKFGHRGLNQPAGLKQRIEITSQNHGFAIDPASLPDADVEITHLNLNDRTVAGLRHKSLPLFSVQYHPEASPGPHDADYLFEQFVQSMQAAKANGDRSTAVATP; encoded by the coding sequence ATGGCTCTTTCTGCCCCTCAACCTGCTCTTTTAGTTCTTGCGGATGGTTCAGTTTACCGGGGATGGTCTTTTGGTGCGCCTGGAACCACCATTGGCGAAGTTGTATTCAACACGGGAATGACAGGTTATCAAGAGGTTTTGACCGATCCCAGCTATTGCGGTCAAATTGTTACCTTCACTTATCCTGAGTTGGGAAATACTGGCGTAAACCCTGAAGATGATGAATCTGCACGGCCTCAGGTACGAGGGGCGATCGCTCGCAATATTTGCCCACGTCCTAGCAATTGGCGATCGACCCAATCCCTGCCGGACTACCTTAAGGAGCACAACATTCCAGGCATTTATGGCATTGATACCCGCGCTCTGACTCGCAAGCTCCGTTCCGTTGGGGCCATGAATGGAGCCATCTCAACCGAGATTCTGGACCCCACTGAGCTATTGGAGCAAGTACAAAACGCACCTAGCATGGCTGGACTCAACTTGGTGCGCGAAGTCACTACCTCCGCTATTTACGAATGGTCTGACCCCACGGCTTCAGTGTGGGAGTTTAGCCCCGGCGCTCAGAATGACGAGAGTAGCTCGACTCTATTGACCGTAGTTGCACTCGACTTCGGCATTAAGCGCAACATTTTGCGTCGTCTAGCGAGTTATGGTTGCCGTGTGGTTGTGGTTCCGGCGGATACTCCTCCAGACGAAATCATGAAATACAATCCAGACGGGATTTTCCTCTCGAATGGACCGGGCGATCCAGCGGCAGTGACCGAAGGAATTGCCACAACCAAGGCACTCTTAACGAGTCAAAAACCTATTTTTGGCATTTGCATGGGTCACCAAATCTTGGGGTTGTCGTTAGGGGCAGAAACTTTCAAGCTCAAGTTTGGCCATCGCGGGTTGAATCAGCCTGCGGGGTTAAAGCAGCGAATCGAGATCACCAGTCAAAATCATGGCTTTGCGATCGATCCCGCCTCCCTGCCAGATGCTGATGTGGAAATTACTCACCTAAACCTCAACGATCGCACAGTTGCAGGTCTACGTCACAAATCCTTACCGCTGTTCTCAGTGCAGTACCATCCCGAAGCCAGCCCTGGCCCTCATGACGCAGACTACCTGTTTGAGCAGTTTGTTCAGTCCATGCAAGCTGCTAAGGCTAATGGCGATCGCTCTACAGCCGTAGCAACTCCTTAG
- a CDS encoding diacylglycerol kinase family lipid kinase has protein sequence MNPVSGTDEPNPMKLPDLLAALEAEDIRADLAFTKPDESPALLAQRAVEEAYDMVIVGGGDGTVSEVAKGLIHAPIPLGIVPIGTYNNIARSLSIPTDMAQACQVIAQGQIKTIDVGQANNDNEHYFFEAAGVGLDAALFPLGEEVKGGQWGRMLQAARLAIGYQPQRLRIELDRPLAKAMVRTALPKRFLRRQIATRSEFQLQALLVVIANGPYYGTGFTVAPDAVMDDGLLTVSVYRKFSKWELVRHFWSISRGQYYYSPKIETYQVAKVRFTSIAKLPVHIDGHQIGELPVTFQVVKQALKVIVPAEPSVE, from the coding sequence ATGAATCCGGTTTCCGGTACTGATGAGCCTAATCCCATGAAGTTGCCCGATCTCCTAGCGGCCTTAGAAGCAGAGGATATTCGGGCTGACCTTGCCTTCACCAAACCAGATGAATCTCCAGCGCTGCTAGCCCAACGAGCGGTGGAAGAAGCCTATGACATGGTGATTGTAGGGGGTGGGGATGGCACAGTCAGCGAAGTTGCCAAAGGGTTAATTCACGCTCCGATTCCCCTGGGCATAGTCCCCATCGGCACCTACAACAACATTGCCCGGAGTCTCAGCATACCCACAGATATGGCCCAAGCTTGTCAAGTCATCGCCCAAGGGCAAATTAAAACAATTGATGTTGGGCAAGCCAATAACGACAATGAGCACTATTTTTTTGAGGCAGCTGGGGTAGGACTAGATGCCGCGTTGTTTCCTTTGGGGGAAGAGGTCAAGGGTGGGCAATGGGGACGCATGCTGCAAGCTGCTCGCTTAGCAATTGGTTATCAACCTCAACGGCTAAGAATTGAGTTAGATCGTCCCTTGGCAAAAGCAATGGTTCGCACCGCCCTCCCTAAACGATTTTTGCGCCGTCAGATCGCAACTCGCAGTGAATTTCAGCTCCAAGCCTTACTGGTTGTAATTGCCAACGGCCCCTATTATGGAACTGGATTTACGGTTGCCCCTGATGCAGTCATGGATGATGGTCTGCTGACCGTCAGCGTTTACCGAAAATTCAGTAAATGGGAACTCGTGCGCCATTTTTGGTCTATTAGTCGGGGGCAGTACTACTACAGCCCCAAGATTGAAACTTACCAAGTGGCAAAGGTGCGTTTCACTTCAATCGCCAAGCTACCTGTTCATATTGATGGGCATCAGATTGGGGAATTGCCCGTGACGTTCCAAGTGGTGAAACAAGCATTGAAAGTGATCGTCCCTGCGGAACCAAGCGTTGAATAA
- a CDS encoding retroviral-like aspartic protease family protein, which yields MPKPFSSRAILLIASAVLTLVSAACSGSSIKSSTQSQSDSTPASTSGAIASLPTDPSPVVIAEPTPPPTPQTDPFEFALDRAASAASIGASAQSQDDWKLVVSQWQDAIALLKQVPNSSPYQLLVKEKISEYQQQLAYAKQQASKPDGSNQPQPERIIALAPPPIPQPVEAARSNVATRPAPPAPRQERVFEAPIKRREGGTPVIDVTFNGNQTFEMIVDTGASGTLITQQMAIAMGVKPVTKALVDTASQKGVEIPVGFVDSIEVDGAVARNVSVAIAGPDLGTGLLGHDFFGNFDVTIRRDVVEFRVR from the coding sequence ATGCCAAAGCCTTTTTCGTCGAGAGCAATTTTGCTGATTGCATCGGCTGTCTTAACGCTGGTTAGTGCAGCTTGTAGCGGTTCATCGATCAAATCCTCCACTCAGAGCCAGTCAGATTCTACCCCTGCCTCAACTTCTGGAGCGATCGCCTCCTTACCCACGGACCCCTCCCCAGTAGTCATTGCAGAGCCTACCCCTCCGCCCACTCCACAAACAGACCCCTTTGAGTTTGCTCTCGATCGCGCTGCTAGTGCCGCTAGCATTGGAGCTTCCGCGCAATCTCAAGATGACTGGAAGTTGGTCGTGAGCCAGTGGCAAGACGCGATCGCCCTGCTCAAGCAGGTGCCAAACTCCAGCCCTTACCAACTGCTGGTCAAAGAAAAAATCAGCGAATATCAGCAGCAACTTGCCTACGCTAAACAACAAGCTAGCAAACCAGACGGTAGTAACCAGCCACAGCCTGAGCGCATCATTGCCCTAGCCCCTCCCCCGATTCCGCAACCTGTAGAAGCGGCTCGCTCTAATGTCGCGACTCGGCCTGCCCCACCTGCTCCTAGGCAAGAACGGGTCTTTGAAGCTCCGATCAAACGCCGAGAAGGCGGAACTCCCGTCATTGATGTCACCTTTAACGGCAATCAGACGTTCGAGATGATTGTGGATACAGGCGCAAGCGGCACCTTGATTACTCAGCAAATGGCGATCGCAATGGGTGTCAAACCTGTGACTAAAGCTTTGGTAGACACAGCCAGCCAGAAAGGGGTAGAAATTCCTGTGGGCTTTGTGGATTCCATTGAGGTGGACGGGGCGGTGGCTAGAAATGTATCAGTCGCGATCGCAGGGCCTGATCTAGGCACGGGGCTACTCGGGCACGATTTCTTTGGCAACTTTGATGTCACTATTCGACGGGATGTGGTTGAATTTCGAGTTCGATAG
- the hisA gene encoding 1-(5-phosphoribosyl)-5-[(5-phosphoribosylamino)methylideneamino]imidazole-4-carboxamide isomerase: MDVIPAIDLLEGRCVRLYQGDYAQSQVFDENPVAVARQWVEQGAPRLHLVDLDGAKAGHPVNLAVIEAIVQAVDVPIQVGGGLRDRQSVANLLATGVQRAILGTVAVEQPDLVAQLCQEFPGQIVVGIDARNGKVATRGWLETSEVLATELAQRMAQLGAAAIIYTDIHRDGTLQGPNMDALRELASAIAIPVIASGGVSSVSDLLSLLALEPSGVTGAIVGRAIYTGDVDLKEALRAVGQGRWQDVPPDFGTSAFA; this comes from the coding sequence ATGGATGTGATTCCAGCCATTGATCTACTAGAAGGTCGCTGTGTTCGGCTGTACCAGGGCGACTACGCTCAATCACAAGTATTTGATGAGAATCCAGTTGCAGTGGCGCGGCAGTGGGTCGAGCAAGGCGCACCTCGATTGCACTTGGTTGACTTAGATGGAGCCAAGGCTGGGCATCCGGTAAATTTGGCAGTGATCGAGGCCATTGTGCAAGCGGTAGATGTGCCCATTCAAGTGGGGGGTGGTTTGCGCGATCGCCAGAGTGTAGCCAATCTCCTAGCAACAGGTGTGCAACGCGCCATTTTAGGCACTGTGGCAGTGGAGCAACCAGATTTAGTGGCGCAGCTCTGCCAAGAATTTCCGGGTCAAATCGTGGTTGGGATTGATGCCCGCAACGGGAAGGTAGCAACTCGTGGTTGGCTCGAAACTTCGGAAGTCTTAGCCACAGAGTTGGCACAGCGTATGGCCCAACTGGGCGCGGCGGCAATTATCTACACCGATATTCACCGTGACGGTACCCTGCAAGGGCCAAATATGGACGCGCTACGGGAATTAGCCAGTGCGATCGCCATTCCTGTGATTGCATCAGGTGGCGTCAGTTCGGTAAGCGATCTATTGAGCTTACTGGCGCTAGAACCCTCCGGAGTTACAGGGGCGATCGTCGGTCGAGCCATTTATACCGGAGATGTGGATTTGAAAGAAGCCCTGCGAGCCGTGGGTCAAGGACGCTGGCAGGATGTCCCTCCTGATTTTGGCACCTCAGCTTTTGCCTAA
- a CDS encoding transglutaminase family protein has translation MPLEPPPSTQLSPVSIGQLDPWLTTIRPFGTYALEGLSFWEDTLLAVDTVRGYLLQVTVTSGDTQILNAHQTTSFLDATGLAVQGDKLWFTRGGSVYYCTLKDLTPQHFVTLPYQIDGVAVWQSTVYVSCQKLGYIVIFEAATGRQITRFSTPGVGSEHLTVRGEELWVSDRIEQTVYCLDRGTGEIRFSVLTPFDQPTGLAFHRHPATGQNILYVAYAGEEPYIRDNPNADPSHELAIRDRTFIHPLYFHYYEDDRYSLSNGYLVEMSYVEELQPLEEVDLENVEWRIALPAETNRQKVRQIEPIGVPFTEELHEGQRVALFKFAALKPGERRLLGWKALLEVWSIKYQLAPREVENAPPLSPEFQARYLVDDDELAMDTATIRWAAQAAVGTETNLLRQVLKIRNYVYDRLSYGIKPHIDTPDVVLERGIGSCGEYVGLILALARLNGIACRTVGRYKCPPYAERQFVPLEPDFNHVWIEFYIPGFGWLPMESNPDDVVDRGPYPTRFFMGLAWYHAEMAKGVSFENVKVQGAPISESCDVSLGDLSINHIKFKILGELAPVP, from the coding sequence ATGCCGCTTGAACCACCTCCATCTACTCAGCTATCCCCTGTTTCGATCGGGCAACTCGATCCGTGGTTAACGACCATTCGCCCCTTCGGTACCTATGCCCTCGAGGGGTTGAGTTTCTGGGAGGATACCCTGCTTGCAGTAGATACAGTCCGGGGATACTTACTCCAAGTCACGGTGACTAGTGGTGACACCCAAATCTTGAATGCACATCAAACCACAAGTTTTCTAGATGCCACGGGTTTAGCGGTTCAGGGAGACAAGCTCTGGTTTACGCGAGGCGGTAGCGTTTACTATTGCACCCTGAAAGATTTGACACCGCAGCACTTTGTCACCTTGCCTTATCAGATTGATGGAGTAGCGGTCTGGCAATCAACGGTTTATGTCAGTTGCCAGAAGCTGGGCTACATTGTGATTTTTGAAGCAGCGACAGGTCGCCAAATTACCCGGTTTTCTACGCCGGGTGTCGGCAGCGAACACTTAACTGTGCGGGGCGAGGAACTCTGGGTCAGCGATCGCATTGAGCAAACTGTTTACTGTCTCGATCGAGGCACTGGGGAAATTCGCTTCAGTGTCCTAACACCCTTTGACCAGCCCACAGGTCTAGCTTTTCACCGCCATCCTGCTACTGGCCAAAATATTCTCTATGTTGCTTATGCCGGGGAAGAACCCTACATTCGCGATAACCCCAATGCTGATCCATCTCATGAACTCGCCATTCGCGATCGCACGTTTATCCATCCGCTGTACTTCCACTATTACGAAGACGACCGCTACTCCCTCTCCAATGGCTATCTGGTTGAAATGTCTTATGTAGAGGAACTGCAACCTCTAGAAGAAGTGGATTTAGAAAATGTGGAGTGGCGGATTGCGCTGCCAGCAGAAACTAATCGGCAAAAGGTCAGGCAGATTGAGCCGATTGGGGTGCCGTTTACTGAAGAACTGCACGAAGGACAACGGGTGGCACTGTTTAAGTTTGCAGCGTTGAAGCCTGGAGAGCGACGCTTATTGGGTTGGAAAGCGCTTTTAGAAGTCTGGAGTATCAAGTATCAGCTCGCCCCCCGCGAAGTAGAAAATGCCCCACCGTTGTCGCCGGAGTTTCAAGCCCGCTACTTGGTGGATGATGATGAGTTGGCAATGGATACGGCTACGATTCGTTGGGCTGCCCAAGCCGCAGTTGGTACAGAAACTAATTTGTTGCGACAGGTTTTGAAGATTCGGAACTATGTTTACGATCGCCTCTCCTATGGCATCAAGCCGCATATTGATACCCCAGATGTCGTCTTAGAACGCGGCATCGGCTCCTGTGGTGAGTATGTCGGCCTAATTTTAGCGTTAGCCCGTCTCAATGGCATTGCCTGCCGCACCGTCGGTCGCTACAAGTGTCCACCTTACGCAGAACGCCAATTCGTCCCTTTAGAACCCGATTTTAATCACGTTTGGATTGAGTTCTATATTCCAGGGTTTGGCTGGTTACCAATGGAATCTAATCCAGATGATGTGGTCGATCGCGGCCCCTATCCAACTCGTTTCTTTATGGGCTTGGCTTGGTATCACGCTGAAATGGCCAAAGGCGTTTCCTTTGAAAACGTCAAAGTTCAAGGAGCCCCCATTAGTGAATCTTGTGATGTTTCATTAGGCGATCTATCAATCAATCACATCAAATTCAAAATATTGGGCGAACTCGCCCCAGTTCCCTAA